A stretch of Saccharothrix texasensis DNA encodes these proteins:
- a CDS encoding ABC transporter ATP-binding protein → MKVLLTGAWTMIATAWRLNPRKTALAVVLMTAGAVAAPLLAAALGWMTREVVAGTPGRAVLAGVAVAVSAVLVLALAHFAHLAYYELSELAELDFDERVIEVSNGSAGIEHHERAEDADTWTVLRQEGRQFRTGLEALLNGVGLVLAVVLTAVLLAVQNPLLLLLPVAAVPPLLAGRVAERVLDRARTATAEPTRAALNLFHLATSARLAGELRVSGVRDELRARHDRLWSRATRGLWRAHLTATWVRAAGQVVFALAYIGGVLLVVRDAIAGRRGVGDVVLVIVLAAQVNQQVATAVALLQDLQRMAGAYRRLTEVTASVTGPATAAPLHAPPARLRDGIDLAGVAFTYPGTDVPVLRDVDLHLPAGATVAIVGENGAGKSTLVKLLCGFYRPSAGRILVDGADLRGMAVDEWRARIAAGFQDFVRYEFTARHVVGLGDLPRLSSEPAVRAALARAGAAGVPDDLPDGLSTPLGKSYADGAELSGGQWQKLALGRAMMREAPLLLVLDEPTSALDPEAEHVLFQRYADHAKRVAGRTGGITVFVSHRFSTVRMADLIIVVGGGRVVETGDHAALTARGGLYAELFALQAKAYS, encoded by the coding sequence GTGAAGGTGCTCCTGACCGGCGCGTGGACCATGATCGCCACGGCGTGGCGGTTGAACCCGCGCAAGACGGCGCTGGCGGTGGTCCTGATGACGGCCGGCGCCGTCGCCGCCCCGCTGCTGGCGGCCGCGCTCGGGTGGATGACCCGCGAGGTCGTCGCGGGCACGCCGGGGCGCGCGGTGCTCGCCGGCGTGGCGGTGGCCGTGTCGGCGGTGCTGGTGCTGGCCCTCGCGCACTTCGCCCACCTGGCCTACTACGAGCTCTCGGAGCTGGCCGAGCTGGACTTCGACGAGCGCGTGATCGAGGTGTCGAACGGCTCGGCCGGCATCGAGCACCACGAACGGGCCGAGGACGCCGACACGTGGACCGTGCTGCGGCAGGAGGGCAGGCAGTTCCGGACCGGCCTCGAAGCGCTGCTCAACGGTGTCGGCCTGGTGCTCGCGGTGGTGCTCACCGCGGTCCTGCTGGCCGTGCAGAACCCGTTGTTGCTGCTGCTGCCCGTCGCGGCGGTGCCGCCCCTGCTCGCCGGCCGGGTGGCCGAACGGGTGCTCGACCGGGCCCGGACGGCGACCGCCGAGCCGACCAGGGCCGCGCTCAACCTGTTCCACCTGGCCACGTCCGCCCGCCTGGCCGGCGAGCTGCGGGTCTCCGGGGTGCGGGACGAGCTGCGGGCCCGGCACGACCGGCTGTGGTCGCGGGCGACGCGGGGGCTGTGGCGCGCGCACCTGACCGCGACGTGGGTGCGCGCGGCGGGACAGGTGGTCTTCGCGCTCGCGTACATCGGCGGCGTGCTGCTCGTGGTGCGCGACGCGATAGCCGGCCGGCGGGGTGTCGGCGACGTCGTGCTGGTGATCGTGCTCGCCGCCCAGGTCAACCAGCAGGTCGCGACGGCCGTCGCCCTCCTGCAGGACCTGCAGCGGATGGCGGGCGCGTACCGGCGGCTCACCGAGGTCACCGCGTCGGTGACCGGCCCCGCGACCGCCGCGCCCCTGCACGCGCCGCCCGCCCGGCTGCGCGACGGGATCGACCTCGCCGGGGTGGCCTTCACCTATCCCGGCACCGACGTGCCCGTGCTGCGCGACGTCGACCTGCACCTGCCCGCCGGCGCCACCGTCGCGATCGTCGGCGAGAACGGCGCGGGCAAGTCGACCCTGGTCAAGTTGCTCTGCGGGTTCTACCGGCCCTCCGCCGGTCGCATCCTGGTGGACGGCGCGGACCTGCGCGGCATGGCGGTCGACGAGTGGCGCGCGCGGATCGCGGCCGGGTTCCAGGACTTCGTCCGGTACGAGTTCACCGCCCGGCACGTGGTCGGCCTCGGCGACCTGCCTCGGCTGTCGTCGGAGCCGGCCGTCCGCGCCGCCCTGGCGCGGGCCGGCGCCGCCGGCGTGCCGGACGACCTGCCCGACGGCCTGAGCACCCCGCTGGGCAAGAGCTACGCCGACGGCGCGGAGCTGTCCGGCGGCCAGTGGCAGAAGCTGGCGCTGGGCCGGGCCATGATGCGGGAGGCCCCGCTGCTCCTCGTGCTCGACGAGCCGACGTCCGCGCTGGACCCGGAAGCCGAGCACGTCCTGTTCCAGCGGTACGCCGACCACGCGAAGCGGGTCGCCGGCCGAACCGGGGGCATCACCGTGTTCGTGTCCCACCGGTTCTCCACGGTGCGCATGGCCGACCTGATCATCGTGGTCGGCGGCGGCCGGGTGGTGGAGACCGGCGACCACGCCGCGCTCACCGCCCGCGGCGGCCTCTACGCGGAGCTGTTCGCGCTGCAGGCCAAGGCGTACAGCTGA